A window of the Lolium perenne isolate Kyuss_39 chromosome 7, Kyuss_2.0, whole genome shotgun sequence genome harbors these coding sequences:
- the LOC127318659 gene encoding cell division cycle protein 48 homolog, translating to MDLDQGVAGKRDYSTAILEPSKKRSPNRLVVDDAEGGVAVDSSAVALSLATMEALNLFEGDAVTLRGKRRRETVCYARKDDTCPDGMARLNRVVRGNLRLHLSDLVTVNPCANIKQATKIACSPFEDSVEGISGNLFEAYLTPYFKGQLRPVRKGDRFKVHGHLHAVEFKIVDTAPDEFVIVTDQTEMYLQDPLRREEEERLDGPGYDDVGGVRKQLAQIREMVELPLRHPKLFHTLGVKPPKGILLYGPPGTGKTLLARAIASESGAHFLVVNGPEIMSAMAGQSEANLRKVFEEAEAKSPSIIFMDEINAIAPNREKTHGEVERRIVSQLLTLMDGLRQRAQVMVIGATNRPNSLDPALRRFGRFDKEIDIGVPDEVGRLEILRIHSKNMPLADDVDLERIGKDTHGFVGADLAALCSEAAFQCIRQKMDVIDLEDDTIDVEVLNSMSITMGDLKHAMEVTKPSALRETGLVEVPKVTWEDVGGLEDVKLELQETVQYPVEHPEMFEMFGMEPSKGVLFYGPPGCGKTLLAKAIARECNANFISVKGPELLTMWFGESESNVRDLFDKARQSAPCVLFFDELDSIAVKRGNNVGDAGGTSDRVLNQLLTEMDGINAKKTVFVIGATNRPDIIDPALLRPGRLDQLIYIPLPDEPSRLQIFKSCLRRTPLSRRVNLPDLARSTAGYSGADITEICQRACKLAIREVIQKSTLVGKALAMADAEMTRKHLLGAMEHARRSVSDLDVLKYEYFAQKFKQGGSFEEPVPRAQQVKPPEGHLELKAAADVEATLDEESLY from the exons ATGGATCTTGATCAAGGGGTCGCCGGCAAGCGGGACTACAGCACGGCGatcctggagcccagcaagaagagGTCGCCGAACCGCCTCGTCGTGGACGACGCcgagggcggcgtggccgtggacAGCTCGGCGGTGGCGCTGAGCCTCGCCACCATGGAGGCGCTGAACCTGTTCGAGGGCGACGCGGTGACGCTCCGCGGCAAGCGCAGGCGCGAGACGGTGTGCTACGCGAGGAAGGACGACACGTGCCCGGACGGCATGGCGCGGCTCAACCGCGTCGTCCGCGGCAACCTCCGGCTGCACCTCAGCGACCTCGTCACCGTCAACCCCTGCGCCAACATCAAGCAGGCCACCAAGATCGCCTGCAGCCCCTTCGAGGACTCCGTTGAAGGCATCAGCGGCAACCTGTTTGAGGCCTACCTGACAC CCTACTTCAAGGGCCAGCTGCGGCCGGTGCGCAAGGGCGATCGCTTCAAGGTGCACGGCcacttgcacgccgtggagttcaagatcgtcgacacgGCCCCCGACGAGTTCGTCATCGTCACGGACCAGACGGAGATGTACCTCCAGGACCCCCTcaggcgggaggaggaggagaggctcgACGGCCCGGGCTACGACGACGTCGGCGGCGTCCGCAAGCAGCTCGCGCAGATCCGCGAGATGGTCGAGCTGCCGCTGCGCCACCCCAAGCTGTTCCACACGCTCGGCGTCAAGCCCCCCAAGGGGATCCTGCTCTACGGCCCGCCCGGCACAGGAAAGACGCTTCTCGCGCGTGCCATCGCCTCCGAGTCCGGCGCCCACTTCCTCGTCGTCAACGGACCGGAGATCATGTCCGCCATGGCCGGCCAGAGCGAGGCCAACCTGCGCAAGGTTTTCGAGGAGGCCGAGGCCAAGTCGCCGTCCATCATCTTCATGGACGAGATCAACGCCATCGCGCCCAACCGCGAGAAGACGCACGGCGAGGTGGAGCGCCGCATCGTGTCGCAGCTTCTCACGCTCATGGACGGCCTCCGCCAGCGCGCGCAGGTTATGGTCATCGGCGCCACCAACCGCCCCAACAGCCTCGACCCAGCGCTCCGCCGCTTCGGCCGCTTTGACAAGGAGATTGACATCGGCGTGCCCGACGAGGTCGGCCGCCTCGAGATCCTCCGCATCCACTCCAAGAACATGCCCCTCGCGGATGACGTCGACCTCGAGCGCATCGGCAAGGACACGCACGGCTTCGTCGGCGCCGACCTCGCGGCGCTCTGCTCAGAGGCTGCCTTCCAGTGCATCCGCCAGAAGATGGACGTGATCGATCTTGAGGACGACACCATCGACGTGGAGGTGCTCAACTCCATGTCCATCACCATGGGCGACCTCAAGCACGCCATGGAGGTGACCAAGCCCTCGGCGCTACGCGAGACCGGCCTGGTGGAGGTCCCCAAGGTGACGTGGGAGGACGTGGGCGGCCTGGAGGACGTCAAGCTGGAGCTCCAGGAGACGGTGCAGTACCCGGTGGAGCACCCGGAGATGTTCGAGATGTTCGGCATGGAGCCGTCAAAGGGCGTGCTCTTCTACGGCCCGCCGGGCTGCGGCAAGACGCTTCTGGCCAAGGCCATCGCCAGGGAGTGCAATGCCAACTTCATCAGCGTCAAGGGGCCCGAGCTGCTCACCATGTGGTTCGGCGAGAGCGAGTCCAACGTCCGGGACCTGTTCGACAAGGCGCGCCAGTCGGCGCCGTGCGTCCTCTTCTTTGACGAGCTCGACTCGATCGCCGTAAAGCGCGGCAACAACGTCGGAGACGCAGGTGGCACATCGGACCGGGTCCTAAACCAGCTGCTGACGGAGATGGACgggatcaacgccaagaagacggTGTTCGTCATCGGGGCCACCAACAGGCCGGACATCATCGACCCGGCCCTGCTCCGGCCGGGGCGGCTCGACCAGCTCATCTACATCCCGCTCCCCGACGAGCCGTCGCGTTTGCAGATCTTCAAGTCGTGCCTGCGCCGGACCCCTCTCTCTCGCCGCGTCAACCTCCCGGACCTGGCCCGCTCCACGGCCGGGTACAGCGGCGCAGACATCACGGAGATATGCCAGCGCGCCTGCAAGCTCGCGATACGCGAGGTCATCCAGAAGAGCACGCTTGTTGGAAAGGCCCTGGCCATGGCCGACGCGGAGATGACCAGGAAGCACTTATTGGGGGCTATGGAGCACGCCAGGCGGAGCGTCAGCGATCTAGACGTGCTGAAGTACGAGTACTTTGCTCAGAAGTTCAAGCAGGGTGGGAGCTTCGAAGAGCCGGTGCCACGGGCGCAGCAGGTGAAACCGCCGGAGGGGCATCTGGAGCTGAAGGCCGCGGCGGATGTCGAAGCTACATTGGACGAGGAGTCGCTGTATTAA